A genome region from Candidatus Neomarinimicrobiota bacterium includes the following:
- a CDS encoding cytochrome c, which produces MKYVFGILIILAVGIWVTDFFLGQRPDQRNYRALPDMYDDAGYDTQSSNPVFADGKTQQLPVANTIRRGEMPLHYTADEQSAIRAGEELVSPIDSVTRADLQRGEKVYGDFCQPCHGVSGKGDGPVALRGYPRPPSLFLQNAMQMPDGRMFHLITYGQKNMPGYDSQIDRNDRWKTIAYIRDLQQQSQQDTTQ; this is translated from the coding sequence ATGAAGTACGTCTTCGGAATATTAATCATACTCGCTGTAGGCATCTGGGTGACGGACTTTTTTCTTGGCCAGCGTCCCGACCAGCGGAATTACCGGGCGCTGCCGGATATGTATGACGATGCGGGATACGATACTCAGTCCTCCAACCCGGTGTTTGCGGATGGCAAAACTCAACAACTTCCAGTGGCAAACACCATCAGGCGCGGGGAGATGCCGCTGCACTACACCGCGGATGAACAAAGTGCAATCCGGGCCGGTGAAGAACTTGTTTCTCCCATCGATTCGGTCACTCGCGCGGATCTCCAGCGAGGAGAAAAGGTGTACGGCGATTTTTGCCAGCCATGCCACGGGGTGAGCGGCAAGGGAGACGGGCCAGTGGCACTCAGAGGATATCCACGTCCGCCGTCGCTGTTCCTGCAGAATGCCATGCAGATGCCGGACGGTAGGATGTTCCATCTCATCACGTACGGCCAGAAAAACATGCCGGGATACGACAGCCAGATCGACCGGAACGACCGGTGGAAAACCATAGCGTATATCCGGGATCTTCAACAACAGAGCCAGCAGGATACCACACAATGA
- a CDS encoding DUF3341 domain-containing protein encodes MKLFLGIFKDEDDILAATEASREAGYEIHDVYTPYAVHGLDDAMGIKSTRLTYICLGFALFGLLFALWLQFWIGSIDWPLNVGGRPFNSLPAYLPVTFELTVLFSGLGVVGSMLFRTKLFPGKSRNIICEGVTDDRFVIAIEETDAGFSPERLTHLWEKFNVAETRKVEDGEE; translated from the coding sequence ATGAAACTATTTCTAGGCATTTTCAAAGACGAAGACGACATCCTGGCGGCGACGGAGGCCAGCCGGGAGGCGGGGTACGAGATCCACGATGTGTATACGCCGTATGCCGTCCACGGGCTGGATGACGCGATGGGAATAAAATCGACGCGGCTGACGTATATCTGTCTCGGTTTTGCACTGTTCGGATTGCTATTCGCCCTGTGGCTCCAGTTCTGGATCGGCAGTATCGACTGGCCACTGAACGTGGGCGGCCGGCCGTTTAACTCGCTGCCGGCGTATCTGCCGGTGACGTTTGAACTCACCGTTCTCTTCAGCGGTCTCGGCGTGGTTGGATCTATGCTGTTTCGGACGAAACTGTTTCCCGGCAAATCGAGGAATATTATCTGCGAAGGCGTGACCGACGACCGGTTCGTTATCGCCATCGAGGAGACCGACGCCGGATTTTCGCCGGAGCGCCTGACCCATCTCTGGGAAAAGTTTAACGTGGCGGAAACCAGAAAAGTAGAGGACGGTGAGGAATGA